A genome region from Scyliorhinus torazame isolate Kashiwa2021f chromosome 11, sScyTor2.1, whole genome shotgun sequence includes the following:
- the LOC140385319 gene encoding coiled-coil domain-containing protein 127-like, whose translation MNNLNEPVWNIFPDRRDGGGGGSKWNYALLVPMVGLAAFRWIWSRESQNEIKQVKAACKNTIDTMEKDLKLKYEDTIIQNRRLLAHCELEQEKLKSKVQSYREALSAQSRQLVEERRQLEQERLNIEQKKHSLQYSGVAGALYQDMVEREGVWENQARSLIKEFEKSLVNRQNLFCSYFIPRQERLELERKMLSQAVTNPVAKELGIEAGLSNIFKHETHCANLQNVDKRQNGRLMWMYLAYWELQAELQKFKKVEAALLGKQAN comes from the exons atgaataacctcaatgaGCCGGTGTGGAATATTTTCCCTGATCGCCGggacggtggaggtggtggaagcaaatgGAATTATGCTTTGCTCGTGCCTATGGTGGGATTGGCAGCCTTCC GCTGGATCTGGTCCAGGGAATCTCAGAACGAAATCAAGCAAGTAAAAGCAGCATGTAAGAACACAATAGACACTATGGAAAAAGATCTCAAATTGAAGTATGAAGACACAATAATTCAGAATCGACGCTTGCTTGCACATTGTGAGTTAGAGCAGGAGAAGCTCAAAAGTAAAGTCCAAAGTTATCGTGAAGCCCTTTCAGCACAGAGCCGGCAGCTGGTTGAAGAACGCAGACAGCTGGAGCAGGAACGTTTAAATATAGAACAGAAGAAGCATTCTCTGCAATATTCTGGTGTAGCAGGAGCTTTGTATCAGGATATGGTGGAGAGGGAAGGAGTGTGGGAAAACCAAGCTAGATCACTCATAAAAGAATTTGAAAAATCCCTGGTCAACAGGCAAAATCTGTTCTGCAGCTACTTTATACCACGACAAGAAAGATTGGAATTAGAAAGGAAGATGCTTAGCCAAGCTGTTACAAACCCAGTTGCCAAAGAGTTGGGTATTGAAGCTGGCTTAAGCAATATCTTCAAACATGAAACACACTGTGCAAATTTGCAAAATGTGGACAAAAGGCAAAATGGCAGATTAATGTGGATGTATCTCGCGTACTGGGAGCTTCAAGCTGAGCTACAGAAATTCAAGAAAGTAGAAGCAGCCTTATTGGGGAAACAAGCCAACTAA